The Hemibagrus wyckioides isolate EC202008001 linkage group LG10, SWU_Hwy_1.0, whole genome shotgun sequence genome includes a window with the following:
- the LOC131360235 gene encoding cytoskeleton-associated protein 5-like: MGDDSEWMKLPIDQKCEHKVWKARLSGYTEALQLFQRITDEKSPEWGKYQGLIKKFVTDSNTVAQLKGLEAAFAYVENAHVASRTVGEVVSGMVCKVFNQPKARAKELGSDICLMYIEIEKGDAVQEELLKGLDNKNPKIALACVEVLRRAVSEFGAKIINLKPVVKVLPKLFESREKAIRDEAKLLAVEVYRWIRDALRPPLQNVNSVLLKELEDEWAKASAPRQSRFLRSQQDLRTKFEQQQQNGGDGDEEADGDVEEAAPAVDAYELLEAVEILSKLPKDFYEKIEAKKWQERKEALEALEALTKNPKLESGEYGDVVKALNKVIGKDTNVMLVTLAAKCVAGLSAGLRKKFGPYAGHLVPTILEKFKEKKPQVVQALQEALDAVYLSTTLERVSEDVLAVMDNKNPSIRQQASLFLARSFRHCTPATLPKNLLKPFCVALLKQVNDSAPEVRDAAFEALGTVLRVLGERAVNPFLADVDKIKVDKIKECAEKLELPGGKKAGGQMKEQSAPKAQPAAAPAKPSAPAKKAPAASAAKPSAPNKKGKPAAPKGTAASAKAKKPESKDMTEAELSPEVSEEKASAVLPASCMQMLDSANWKERVAAMEEFLKAIELMDAKEMPCQALIRMLAKKPGWKETNFQVMQLKLQVVSGVAQRGSFFSRTSALAVLEAVVDKAGDVKCGVRARETLSAIAEACTLPWTAEQVVSIAFGQKNPKNQAEALNWLSGAIKEFGFAGINVKAFINNVKTALAATNPAVRTAAISLLAVMYLYMGAPLRMFFEDEKAVLLSQIDAEFEKMKGQTPPPPTRGLSKANGVEGEDEGDKEEENEGGADVVDLLPRTDISDKITSEMVSKIGDKNWKMRKEGLEEVTAVISEAKFIKPNIGELPVALKARLTDSNAILVQQTLSILQQIATAMGPALKQHVKSLGFPIITVFTNSKNAVRTAGLATLNAWVEQMGMKEWLEGEDLAEELKKENPFLRQELLGWLAEKLPTLRSVPSDFAMCVPHLYSCLEDRNADVRKKAQDALPVFMMHLGYDKMNKAAAKLKPASKDQLVVLLEKARGAMPAKPAAPSKAAPAATSNVKPAAAAPAPDKTVPVSEPSPAEPKKTKPAAAPKAKTVVKKPAGKVEEERNGPIFILVPNGKEQRIKEEKSLKVLKWNFLTPREEYVDQLKNQMATCVAKWQMEDLFHTDFQKHIKAISTMMEHLEAETEATVSCLDLILKWFTLRFFDTNTSVLIKALEYLKLLFATLRNQDYHLTEHEATLFIPYFILKMGEQKDVVRKDVRNIFSLLRQVYAASRIFPFLMDGTKSKNSKQRAECLEELCCLVGLFGMSVFQQTAAKSLREIAVHIGDRDTSVRNAALNTVVAAYNVCGEQVYKLIGQLSEKDMSMLEERIKRSAKKPSAPAAPVNKQPEEKTSVPANASLLRKLNPEAAAPSKLSEIRRQNAAAVQQPSSAESCQFQLDPNFIVELPENILPELLVLDTTESSPLEVPEFKYKSVSSSIEPAANIRLVISQVASADMKTSMQGLAKIVEILHKESEWKLMSGHVDEFIVVVLIQLGLQSSRCIGSEGTQHMEKVCASVINCLSSLVLAGRLVQEASRGLLKNLIQALLSLVVDPRHQQDSGESRELIRSLHILLSNLFKSADPTNTLSALLMLLQESTITTVGMEFYEMVMKCHWRMIKLLPEKIELLYLDQILLDIHNFMKAFPKELLKQKPHDMAHRTVRTLLHTLYKLVGPKIMNHLSLIENVSESEVDAHLKRAMKHPVSSLNEMPQNKENVGKMQVQTSAGAQAVMKLAAASSSSAEPLKQTSGLHSSTKDNADQSSLPTVSTKSGAPSSMDMLLSQLSKLRESREQQGSETVKLRSPPRDLDELRARLEKIKASMR, encoded by the exons ATGGGAGACGACAGTGAGTGGATGAAGCTTCCCATTGACCAGAAATGTGAACATAAG GTCTGGAAAGCGAGGTTAAGCGGCTACACCGAGGCTCTGCAACTGTTTCAGAGGATTACAGACGAGAAGAGTCCAGAGTGGGGCAAATATCAAGGACTGATCAAGAAATTTGTCACTGACTCGAACACAGTGGCACAACTTAAAGGACTAGAGGCAGCTTTCGCTTATGTTGAAAATGCACATGTGGCATCTAG GACGGTCGGTGAGGTTGTGTCCGGCATGGTGTGTAAAGTCTTTAACCAGCCCAAAGCACGAGCTAAAGAGCTCGGCTCGGACATCTGTCTGATGTACATTGAGATCGAGAAAGGAGACGCGGTTCAGGAAGAACTTCTCAAAGGTCTTGATAACAAGAACCCCAAAATCGCTCTGGCCTGCGTGGAAGTGTTGAGGCGGGCGGTGAG TGAATTTGGAGCCAAGATCATCAACCTGAAGCCAGTTGTGAAGGTGCTGCCCAAGCTCTTTGAGTCCAGAGAGAAAGCGATTCGGGACGAGGCCAAACTGCTCGCTGTTGAGGTTTACAGGTGGATCCGAGACGCCCTGCGTCCTCCGCTTCAGAACGTTAACTCTGTTCTG ctaaAAGAGCTAGAGGATGAGTGGGCAAAGGCATCAGCTCCTCGACAGAGTCGGTTCCTGCGATCACAGCAGGACCTTCGAACCAAGTTTGAGCAACAGCAGCAGAACGGAGGAGACGGAGATGAGGAAGCAGATG GTGATGTGGAGGAAGCGGCTCCTGCTGTCGACGCCTACGAGCTCCTGGAGGCAGTGGAAATCCTCTCTAAATTACCAAAAGACTTCTATGAGAAGATT gaGGCAAAGAAATGGCAGGAGAGGAAAGAGGCACTAGAAGCTCTGGAAGCTTTAACCAAGAACCCTAAACTGGAGAGTGGGGAGTATGGAGATGTTGTCAAAGCACTcaacaag GTCATCGGAAAGGACACCAACGTCATGTTGGTGACGCTCGCCGCTAAATGCGTTGCCGGGCTCTCTGCTGGCCTCCGGAAGAAATTTGGCCCTTATGCCGGTCAT ttggtGCCAACTATTTTGGAGAAGTTCAAGGAGAAGAAGCCTCAGGTGGTTCAGGCGCTGCAGGAAGCATTAGATGCAGTGTATCTTTCT ACGACGcttgaaagagtgagtgaggacGTGTTGGCTGTGATGGACAACAAAAACCCATCCATCAGGCAGCAAGCTTCACTGTTCCTCGCCAGAAGTTTCCGCCACTGCACTCCGGCCACGCTGCCCAAAAACCTCCTCAAACCGTTCTGTGTTGCATTACTGAAG CAAGTGAATGATTCTGCTCCAGAGGTTCGAGACGCAGCTTTCGAAGCTTTGGGCACGGTGCTCAGGGTGCTGGGTGAGAGGGCCGTTAACCCTTTTCTGGCTGATGTGGACAAAATCAAAGTTGACAAG ATTAAGGAGTGTGCAGAGAAACTGGAGCTGCCTGGAGGGAAGAAAGCTGGAGGGCAGATGAAGGAGCAAAGTGCTCCGAAAGCCCAGCCTGCAGCAGCTCCAGCTAAACCGTCTGCCCCTGCCAAGAAAGCACCTGCAGCCAGTGCTGCTAAG CCATCTGCTCCCAACAAGAAGGGTAAACCGGCTGCACCCAAAGGAACAGCTGCTTCCGCTAAAGCTAAGAAACCTGAGAGCAAGGATATGACTGAAGCTGAACTCTCg CCCGAGGTATCTGAGGAGAAAGCCTCTGCAGTTCTTCCAGCATCCTGTATGCAGATGCTGGACAGTGCAAACTGGAAGGAGAGGGTGGCTGCCATGGAGGAGTTTCttaag GCCATAGAGCTCATGGATGCTAAAGAGATGCCCTGTCAGGCTCTCATCCGGATGCTGGCCAAGAAGCCTGGCTGGAAAGAGACAAACTTCCAG gtGATGCAGCTGAAGCTCCAGGTTGTTTCTGGCGTGGCTCAGAGAGGCTCGTTTTTCTCCAGAACATCAGCGCTGGCTGTGCTGGAAGCTGTGGTGGATAAAGCTGGAGACGTGAAGTGTGGCGTGAGAGCTAGAGAGACACTCAGTGCTATCGCTGAAGCCTGCACTCTTCCGTGGACTgcagaacag gttGTATCCATAGCCTTTGGTCAGAAGAATCCTAAAAACCAAGCTGAAGCTCTGAACTGGCTTTCTGGTGCTATAAAGGAGTTTGGCTTTGCAGG aaTAAATGTAAAGGCGTTTATTAATAATGTGAAGACTGCCTTGGCTGCTACCAATCCA GCTGTGAGAACTGCTGCCATCTCTCTCCTGGCCGTGATGTACCTGTACATGGGTGCTCCTCTGCGCATGTTTTTCGAGGATGAGAAAGCTGTACTGCTTTCACAGATAGATGCAGAGTTCGAAAAG ATGAAAGGTcagactcctcctcctcctacaaGAGGTTTATCAAAAGCGAACGGGGTTGAAGGAGAGGATGAAGGTGAtaaagaggaagaaaatgagGGAGGTGCAGATGTTGTGGATCTTCTGCCTCGAACAGATATCAG CGACAAAATCACCTCTGAAATGGTGTCAAAAATCGGCGACAAGAACTGGAAGATGAGGAAAGAAGGACTGGAGGAAGTCACTGCTGTAATCTCGGAGGCTAAATTCATCAAACCCAACATCGGGGAACTTCCTGTGGCACTAAAGGCTCGCCTTACAGACTCCAATGCCATACTG GTCCAGCAGACTCTCTCCATCCTACAACAGATTGCCACAGCAATGGGTCCTGCACTAAAACAGCATGTTAAAAGCCTCGGCTTCCCGATCATCACTGTGTTCACTAACAGCAAG AATGCTGTGCGGACGGCAGGTTTGGCTACTCTGAATGCATGGGTGGAGCAAATGGGCATGAAGGAGTGGCTGGAGGGGGAGGATTTGGCTGAGGAGCTGAAGAAAGAAAATCCTTTCCTTAGACAAGAG CTATTAGGCTGGCTGGCTGAAAAGTTACCCACCTTGCGCTCTGTTCCCTCGGATTTTGCAATGTGCGTTCCTCATCTCTACTCCTGCTTGGAAGATCGAAATGCAGATGTGCGGAAAAAAGCTCAAGATGCACTTCCTGTGTTTATGATGCACCTGGGTTACGACAAGATGAACAAAGCTGCTGCCAAGCTGAAG CCAGCATCTAAAGATCAGCTGGTGGTCTTGTTGGAAAAAGCTCGAGGTGCCATGCCTGCCAAACCTGCAGCGCCGAGTAAAGCGGCACCTGCTGCTACCAGCAATGTGAAGCCTGCTGCAGCAGCTCCAG CTCCAGACAAAACCGTTCCAGTGAGTGAACCTTCACCAGCAGAACCCAAAAAGACCAAACCGGCAGCTGCACCCAAAGCTAAG ACTGTTGTGAAGAAACCAGCTGGCAAAGTCGAGGAGGAGCGGAATGGTCCAATCTTCATCCTCGTTCCCAATGGAAAAGAGCAACGGATCAAGGAGGAGAAAAGTCTAAAG GTGTTAAAGTGGAACTTTTTAACGCCACGTGAGGAGTATGTTGATCAGCTGAAGAATCAGATGGCTACATGCGTGGCTAAATGGCAGATGGAAGAcctctttcacacagatttccAAAAACACATTAAGGCAATCAGCACCATGATGGAG CACCTGGAGGCTGAGACCGAGGCCACAGTCAGCTGTTTGGATCTGATCTTGAAATGGTTCACCCTGCGCTTCTTCGATACGAACACCAGTGTGCTGATCAAGGCTCTGGAGTATCTCAAGCTCCTCTTTGCCACTCTCCGTAACCAGGACTACCATCTCACTGAGCATGAAGCCACGTTGTTCATCCCTTACTTCATCCTTAAG ATGGGTGAGCAGAAGGATGTGGTGCGTAAAGACGTGCGCAACATCTTTAGCCTTCTGCGCCAAGTTTACGCAGCTAGCAGGATCTTTCCGTTCCTCATGGACGGCACCAAGTCCAAAAACTCCAAACAGAGAGCCG AGTGTCTGGAGGAGCTCTGCTGTCTTGTTGGACTGTTTGGAATGTCCGTCTTCCAGCAGACCGCAGCAAAATCCCTGCGTGAAATTGCTGTCCACATCGGCGATCGAGACACATCCGTCCGTAACGCTGCTCTGAACACAGTTGTGGCGGCTTATAACGTCTGTGGAGAGCAAGTGTACAAGCTCATTGGCCAG TTGTCAGAAAAGGACATGAGCATGCTGGAAGAGCGAATCAAGCGATCTGCTAAGAAACCCTCGGCCCCGGCTGCTCCTGTTAACAAACAGCCAGAGGAGAAAACGTCTGTTCCAGCTAACGCTAGCCTGCTACGCAAACTGAACCCCGAGGCAGCAGCACCATCTAAGCTGAG CGAGATCCGGCGTCAGAATGCTGCGGCGGTCCAGCAGCCGAGCTCTGCCGAGTCGTGCCAGTTTCAACTCGACCCCAATTTCATCGTGGAACTACCTGAAAATATCTTACCCGAACTTCTGGTGTTGGATACGACGGAATCGTCACCTCTGGAAGTGCCGGAGTTCAAGTACAA GTCTGTCTCCAGCAGTATTGAACCTGCAGCCAACATTAGGCTGGTCATTTCACAGGTCGCCAGTGCAGACATGAAGACCAGCATGCAGGGCCTGGCTAAG ATTGTGGAGATTTTGCACAAGGAGAGTGAATGGAAGCTGATGTCGGGTCATGTGGACGAGTTCATTGTCGTGGTGCTGATACAGCTCGGCTTGCAGTCCAGCAGGTGCATAGGGAGCGAAGGAACACAGCACATGGAGAAAGTCTGTGCTTCCGTTATCAACTGTCTGAGCTCG ctggttTTGGCCGGCAGACTGGTTCAGGAAGCTTCGCGGGGATTGCTGAAGAATCTGATTCAGGCTCTGCTCTCACTTGTGGTGGATCCTCGACATCAGCAGGACTCTGGAGAATCACGAGAGCTCATCCGGTCTCTTCATATCCTGCTCTCGAATTTGTTCAAGTCTGCTGATCCCACCAACACGCTCAG tgCTTTGCTGATGTTGTTACAAGAGTCCACTATCACCACTGTAGGCATGGAGTTTTATGAAATGGTCATGAAG TGTCACTGGCGTATGATCAAGCTGCTCCCAGAGAAGATCGAGTTGCTTTACCTGGACCAAATTCTTCTGGACATCCACAACTTCATGAAGGCTTTTCCTAAAGAGCTGCTCAAACAGAAACCCCATGATATGGCTCATCGCACCGTCCGAAcgctgctacacacactgtacaaactCGTCGGCCCCAAG ATTATGAATCATCTGAGTCTGATTGAGAACGTCAGCGAGTCCGAAGTCGACGCTCATCTGAAGAGAGCGATGAAGCACCCGGTGTCCTCGCTGAATGAAATG CCCCAGAACAAAGAAAATGTTGGTAAAATGCAGGTCCAGACTTCTGCAG GAGCCCAAGCGGTCATGAAACTGGCCGCAGCATCGAGCTCCAGCGCTGAACCTTTGAAGCAGACCTCTGGCCTTCACAGCAGCACAAAG gaCAACGCAGACCAGTCCAGCCTCCCCACAGTGAGCACCAAGTCGGGCGCTCCCTCCTCCATGGACATGCTGCTGTCTCAGCTGTCTAAACTGCGCGAGTCTCGGGAACAGCAGGGCAGTGAAACCGTCAAGCTGCGCAGTCCTCCTCGAGACCTCGACGAACTACGAGCGAGACTGGAGAAGATTAAAGCCAGCATGCGTTGA